In the Caloenas nicobarica isolate bCalNic1 chromosome 10, bCalNic1.hap1, whole genome shotgun sequence genome, GAAGAACGTGTTACACGCGTGTCGCATGAGAGGTGAGCGGTGAAGCCGCTAAAAGCCCTGGGAGCCCCGCCGAGACCTGAGCAGCGCTTGCCCGTTCGGCGCCCGGCGGGGGTGACCGTGGCCGAGGGGCGACCGGCGGGAGCCGCGCGCGGGCCCAGCGTTCGCTCCCGCCTTTCCCGCCGCTTCCAGTCAGGGCGGCGACGGCTcgcgccccgctccccgccctcACGCGCACTAACGGTCCCGGCGGTCGCGCGCGGGGCGCCGGCCTCGCCGCCCCTCAGCCGCCGCGCGCGGCCGCCCCGAGCCCGCCCCGGGGCCGGCGCCTCGCTCAGCGCGTCCCGGCGGCCGCAGGCCCGCGGCGGCCGAGCCCGCCCCAGCGCGGCGTCTTTGTTTCGAGCGGCGGCGCGGGCCGGGGGGCGCGGCCGGGGCTGGCAGCCCCGCGGGAACGGCCGCGCCCCGCAGCCCTCATGGCGGGAGCGCGGGGAGCTCCGCCACGCGCCCCGCGGCCGCGGGATCTGCCGCCGCTGCCCCTGGGGGCCCGGGAGCCGGCTGGCAGCGGCGGCCGGGTCACGACGCGGTGAGCGGCGCTGGTGGCCGGCGGGGGCGCTgtgcggggccgcggggcctggcagccccggcggcgggTGCCGAGCGAGGCGGgcgcccgcagcccccgggggCCCTGCCCGGCGCAGCTCGGCGCTCCGCGGGCCCCCGCGCAGCTCCCGGGCAGCGGCGCTCCGCTCGCCGGGGCccgcctcccccggcccccgccgcgggCCGCCGTAGAGCCCTCCCGCGCCCAAACTTTGCAAAGTGTGGCAGCTCCGCTGctggggcggcggcggcggctaCGGCAgcagcgggcgggggcgggggcggaggaggcgggggcggagggggcggggtgcgggccggcggcggcggtggcAGCATCAAAGAGCTCTGATTCCTGCCGCCCTGGGAGCCATGCGCTGCTGTCTGTAATGTCAGCGGAACAGGAGAAGGACCCCATCGCGCTGAAGAGATCCCGAGGTACGGGGGGCGCTgagccgggccgggggctggcCGGTGCTAGGCCCTGACTCCCTTGGGGAGCGCTGGCTGTGCCCTGGGGTGCGCGCTCCGGCCGGACCCGACCCGCCCGCTGCTGCCCGCCGGGCTCCCGCCGGCCGCCCGCGGTGCCTCCCTGCggctggcggcggggccgggcgggcgggagcCGCGCTAAGTTTGCACGGTGGGGCCCGGGCGGGCCCCGCGGGCTCCCGCAGCCTCCGGGCCTTGAAATGCAAAACTCGGGGCTCGCTCTGCCCGCGGATGTGACCCGCGAGGGGAGGCGGGCGGGCGCGTGGTTGTGTCTCTTGTGTTTTCCTGGGTGTGTTGCCCATTAGTATGCAGCGTGCATAGTGTTGGTGCAAGGGAATACGTCGGCAGTGCCACATGTCCGAGTTAGTGTTGATGCAGAGCCCATAAATTACACTTGAGTGTGTGCTCTTCCACCCCTCTTCTTGCTCTTGTGCTCGATTCtagttggggttttgtttttctcttttcgggaaatgaaacatttatagAAATATTATTCTTTGTTAATAGCACCGTTGTATGGCTCTAGTCAGGTTTGAAGTATGTATTGCTTTGAAATGCGTAAGGGGAAGGGTAGAAATACGGTATCTCTTCTGACTTTGCCAGTGCAACTGACTTTAATGGCAGTAGCACATCAGTGTACATAGCGGTAGTTGTGTCCTCACGGtccttaaaaccagaaatgcatGTCTGAATGAAATTATGAAAGACAGCAGGGTGACTGAGTTGGGTGAAAATCATTGCAAAACTATAAGATCTGCAATTtattgcttctcttttcctcacCTCCTGTTTTGCCCCTGGAATTCTATTGTTCTTGatgttttaagctttttttatgGTCTGTAAGTGGGGAAAGGTGTGGATTCTGCTATGCATATTGTCGTTGATTTAcagtttgcttttctaaaaCTGTTCTAGTAACAGTGGGATTGCAACCTTGAGAATGAGAGAATGAAAATATGCAGCAGTGTTACAAAGGAGACTGGGATTCGTTAGATTCCTTCATTCTCAAGCTCTgattctgcaaatatttaaacatgtaGTTTCACATGCCTGAGTTACACACCAAGTTCCATGCACTTACAGCGTAATATCAAAACTAGATTAGGGCCACAGAATAGGCTCAACCAAATCTGGTTGAAATTagactctttttttgttttctgtctatAATGAAAAGTTTATTCGGCCATTTATGTTGCCTGGGAAAATGTTGTACTGAGATAAAGTACTGTTTACAAAGGCTCTGGCATCCATCCTGTAAAAACCTAGACAGATTGGTCAGTGAGTATGAAAATACTCCATAGTGTACTTGCAGTATGTTAAGTATGGCATAAATTACATGCAAAGTCATAATCTCTTAATACATAAATAACTACAAGTTGCAGTTCTCCTGACCAACACTGTAAATGTCTATCTTATGTATGTATGAAGTAAAAAAGAATATGGGATttatctcttctccttttcccaaaTGTAACTggctgaaatacattttatctATTATTTAATAAGGGAATAATTGTCAGATATGTATTTCTATCTCTAGATGCATTACATATATGATATCCCAGTCAAAAggattgtattttttcctggaaaattaGTCTCGgacagtgaaataattttttgctcCCTTAGTGCAAAGTTCCAAAATGCTTGGTACACCTTTTAATGGAAGTCTGTGTGGTAGGTACCAAAAGCGACTTTCGGGAAAGTTTATTTTGGCTGCATGAAAATGACCCGTATTCACTCTTTTTTGGATGTATGCTAGGACTaacattctgtttcctttcatgtataaattaaataattataaaatccACAGGGAAAATATAAATTCGTAGGGCTAAATTAAATCATTTGCCTCATACAGcaagaactgaaaatacaaaagcttTGTACCTCTCTGGATGTAGGACTCGTTTCTGCAAACCTGGGCATATGAATGGCTTCACCCATGTAATTCATGTAGAAATCGGTGGAACTTATCACTGGAACTCTAGTCTTCATATGCTTATGTTTTTGAAGAATTATGGAGAGGGaatgtatatataattttataaagTTTTAACTTATGCTACTGTAAAACAGCACTTGCCTATGATCCTCAGTAGTCTACTTGGCCACAGATTTACTGATATCTGTGCTGCTTGTTGTtgaatttattaaaagaaatctgggtatttgtaatattttgccATCAGTGGTTAATGTAATTTATGTATTAAGAGTACAGAGCCATGAATAGCAGTGTATTTTATTCAGTTGTGAGGAATGGTCTTCACTGTACAATCTCCCACTTAATTTATGATAAACTTGTAGGAATGCTGGAGAAGAAGCTAATGTGAAGTGCAGGGACAGTTTTGGGCAAGTAGTTTATCAAGAAGATGATTGATAGAGTTGGAATATaagggagatttttttaatcattcttTATGTAAAACTTTATGGTGTGATTGTTTAGTGTCTACAGTTGATGCAGTGGCACTGCTTCATAGCACACtaagtatatataaatatatatacttaaatatatatataaatataaatatataaaaatatatatacttaaatatatatataaatatacttcATAGCACACTAAGTATATATAAATTCTAAATCATGGTAAAAAGGGCCCCCctctcctttttaaattttttttaaaatttattttttattttaggctCTGCTTGAGTATGAGTCTATTTTGAGAACATGATTGTGACTTCATGCCCTAGTCTTCGAAACTCAGAGTTAGAATTTGATAGGTGTTGATTTGGGATGCTCACATATCTTCCTTATGtataatgaaaactgaaattaaatttcaacAATGGTAGCCAAAGCCGAAAGTAAATCATTAAAGCAGAGTTAAAACTGGATTCTTTCTTGAGGTAGGACTCGTAAATTCCCTTAAGACCTCAAAAAAGGAgctggagggggaaggaagTGCCAGGAGTGAAAATTTGTCAGGCTTTCTTTCATCAGAAGTATTTCAAATAACTGCTGGTTATTTCAGTCTATATACAGTAGGTCTGCTTCTTCCCTGTGAGAGGAGATTTTGTTACTTTACTGAACAGTCCTAAAGCTGGTTTAACTGTCTGCTGGGAATGCTTGTCTAACACAGAGCGGTGTAACATCATACATTGTGCTTCTTTGCATAATAATATTGATAATTCACAGTTATCTTCAGGTTGCCCTTGGTAATAAAGATAAGCCTATGTGTTTAGCTGAATGCTTGCATCTTGATAAAGTTTGGCTCATATTCTGAATATTAGTTTTAAACAAATACCATTAAAATTTTTAGGTTGTACTGCCAACTTCTTACTGTTCTATACTGTTactatatagatttttttttttaagagcaaataAGCTGTTATCTTAATGAGCCTGGCAAAAAATGAACTAACATACAGTTTCTTAATGTAATGATGTTAGTATCTTAATGTGTGTTGCTCTCATATCACCCAAAAGTGATTTTCATACTTCGGCTCAGAGTTTTCTTTGCACTCCCATGTGATGGCAAGTCCGCTTGAGCCCCATGAAGGTAGACCACCTGGGATAATAAGGAATATGCTAGAACTTTTGTGgtgcttggtttgtttttctatgGCCTAGCtagagttttaaaaagaaaagccatgATTTATACAATTTTGAGAGCTTGTCCCACTGTTATGAAAGGTCACAAAGAATCTCAGGTGAAGTACAGATATCTCTTTCTATTGCCCAGAGTCAAGTCTGATTGAGTGATCGATAAAATGAATGTTCTTGAATTCTTTCTGTGTCAGAGCGGCCGTGCTCAATCATTCTGTGAAGTTTCTGCCGAGTAGGGCAGGTTCACTTAGAACTTCTCTCATTTTTGGCAGATATCTTTTTGTTTGATCAATTCTTGGATTTAGTGTAATTTAGGTCTGATAAACTGGAGATCTACCTAAACAATATGGCAGGTTTTCAGTGGTTTTCATTCATGGATGTACTAGCGTTTGCTTTATCCTTTGTGGTGTCTTGTAACGTACTGTTGGATATTGGTACAGTGAGTTTGGTAAATGCTGAGTCTGTGTAAGTAAAATAGCATGTGAAACTTAGCCATGATTTTAAGCAGCTCTTTTGAAAGTTTTATGCATCATGCAAACAAGAAATACTTGTAACTGGTGAAGATGTTAAGAAACAAGGGACGGATATGAAGATGTTTATTCCAACTGTAGTGAGCATGAATTGGATGTTAAAGTGGTAATAGAGCAAGACAGCTCTGTGTGAGGCATGCTAACTTTCACCTCCAGATGTTTGCTCCTTAAGGACTCGCAATGTAAGGCACCAGAGTTTAATCCAAGTTCACTATTTGTAACAGATACCTGTTGCTATGACAGACAGGGGCAAACTTAAAATACAGTCTGTAAGAAAACTAATGCAGTATTGCACTGATTGAAATTTTGTAGGTGGTGACAGTGGATTGGATGGGTTAGGAGGACCAGGAGTTCAGCTCGGAAGCCCTGATAAGAAAAAGCGCAAAGCAAATACACAGGTAAATTCTCTTTAGTTCTTTTGATTTCTTAATAAATAGTGCACTCAGTATGGTTATCCCTTGTTGTTCAGAGTATGTCTGTTCTCACAAATAGCAATtgcatacaaaatatttcagttgtaCTATGAATTTAAAATCTTCATAATAGTAGTTATTgtcactgaaattattttaatctctgtGGGTTGCCAAAGACCTATAAAGAGAGGTGCACAGTGAGACCGCAACAACTTGTATTTTACCATATGGATTTGATTCTGAGACAGACTTTATTTTAGTTACTTTGTAGCCATTGGTAGAAATCTGCACAGCATGAGTAGTTGCCATGAGACTACTTTTCTTCTTACTTTTATTCCTGTATGTGTAGGTTTGTGGGCTAATGGATCAGTACAGTTTGTTAATGCTTGGCACATTCCCCAAGTGATTTTTCAAGCAAAAGCTCTGAGGCAGGTTCGGCTCCTTTCCAGTGAATCCCTGCAATTTGGCATTTCTTTACAgtttctgtttccagaaaaGGAAGCCTGAATACAAAACATCTAAAGCAATTAGATATCTGTAGTGCAGAATTCTCCTTTGCGTGTTCACTCAGCTTTGAGAGAATCTATTAATTCCGTACTGCCCAGTGAGAGTAGCTTTATTTATGCAGGTCAAACAGATCCTATTAAGATGTGGATctgctttcttaatttttgttttgtttagaagTAGTCATGGTGAAACCTACTCTGAGAAATATTCAGTTGATTTAAGGGTTTCAGACCTGTTTCTTGATGGAGTGTGTTCTGAAATGGTGATAACTGTAGAGGGCATGCAGATTagtttcctctctttcctcacCAAGTTCAAAACTTGCACCACAgcagaaatttttatttatttatttattaaattttattttggagaggGTGGGAGGGAAATGTTCAGTCTTAGTTTTTTAGTATTTAGGAGGAAATGCTTTCTGTGAGCACAGTTAGTGTGAGGGTAAACCAGCTAGGTGTTCCCCACAGGCTAGTCTAGAATGAAATTCAATTGTATAGCCACTCTGATGACATTTAAACAGCCTCTGGGCTCCATTAAACACTTGATTATGCTCTGTAACCAGAAATCCTTGTATTTTGTACCTACTGACTATGCTTTGCAGACTGTCCACAATCACTGAATGTTCATAAGGGACACCTCTGTTTGGTGCACAGAATATAGCAAATTCCTAGATGCAGACTcctatatatctttttttagaGTTGTAGTAACATTACGTTTGTACATCCTGATAGAAATGAGGTATCTTAAGAGATGTATCTTGTGTAAAATGaacccaaaatgaaattaaggaAATGCTTCAAATCTGCTCTTCaacatttggaaatattttttgcatgtgttgAAGTGACGCATTGCTTTCCGTACTGTTGCTTCTCTTACGTGAAATGTTAAGAAACAGAAGTCACATACCAAGTAGTATTTTCAGATACATGGTTGTGCAACtgcacaatttttaaaacactgagaTAACTATAAATCACCATATTATCTGGAGGCCAAACCCCTCTCTTGCCTCTGTACTGAAATTTCAGACAGCCTGGCAGAGTACAGTGGGTAAGCTTTACACAACAGCTGAACAGTTCTTTTAGCAGTAGTACTGCTAATTCAGGACCTTTGAGGTTGGTCTGTCTTGCAGGGAAATACTAAAACTAATGTAAatgttgtatttaaaatatttttagggaTCATCATTTCCTCCTCCATCTGAATATGCTCCACCACCGAATCCAAGCTCTGACCACCTTGTAGCTGCAAATCCATTTGATGACAACTATAATACTGTGTCTTATAAACCACTTCCTTCAGGAAATCCATATTTTAGTAATCCTGGTTATCCTGGCTTTGGAGGCTATAGCACTTTCAGAATGCCACCTCACATGCTGCCCAGAGTGTCCTCGCCATATGGTGGTTCTTACTCCCTCAGAAACCAACCACATCCCCTTCCTCAAAACCCCATGGGAATGGGTTTTAGTCGACCCCACTCTTTCAGCTTCGGTCCACATGATAACCCAGGTTTTGGGAATCAACCGCCTTATAGTAGTGGTCAGATAAATCAAAATGTCAATATGCCTGGTCAGCATTTCAGACCAAATCCTGGTGAGAACTTTGGCCATTCTGGTCAGATGCCTCACCCTGATGTGCCATCTAACTTTGCTCCTGGAAACAATCCAAATTTTCCAAATTCTCAGCTAGAGTCAAACCATTCTTTTGTTCCTCCACCAAACACTTACAATCAGACAAAACCATCAGCACAAAAGCAAGACTTTAGTCAAGGTGCAAGTAAAGCATCCAACCAGAACACTGTTGCTCATCAGCATCATCACAGGACAGAGGACATTGTGAGTCAAGGGAATAGTGACCTCAAAAATGTTACTCGAAACAATGTGGTAAATCAGGATAATAGCCATTCTAACAGTGCTGATAACACTAATGCTGGTCATTCAAATGGGACTCAGAGTAAGTCCCGCCAGCCTCGAGGTAATGCTGAAGGATGCAACTctgaaaagagcagcaaaacacCCCTTCATCCCAGTCGTCATGGTCACTCGTCCTCTGAACCTGTCTATCCATGTGGAATTTGTACACATGAAGTTAATGATGACCAGGATGCCATCCTGTGTGAAGCCTCTTGTCAAAAATGGTTTCATCGGATCTGTACAGGCATGACTGAGTCAGCTTATGGCCTTCTTACAGCAGAAGCATCAGCAGTATGGGGCTGTGATACTTGCATGGCTGACAAAGATGTCCAGTTAATGCGCACAAGAGAGACTGCAGGGCCACCTGCATTGAATACAGATGGCTAACAACGAGAATTGGTGGTAGTGGTTGAAATACTTGCTATGAAGATTTGGTTACAAATTGGGTACTTCACTTTCTGCAGACAATCAATTGTGTTTGATtgctgtcatcttttttttccctagtctGTTTTTGTTCATAAACTGCCAATTTAGCTTTTGTACTCGTAGTTTTATGTGTGCACATGTTTTACaggatggaatttttttttgtttctcactaaACTGTAAAACATAACTGACAATTTATCAGAAGTAGGATATGCATTGATAATTTTATCGAAGGCAAAAATGTGCCTGTATGAATAGCCTGTAGTTTGCTAGTGTTAATATGTTTGCTAACACTGGCATTTAGTTCTTGGCTTTAATTGTACTATATCTGCAAATACTCATTacgttttatttttttgggtCAATGTCCATTACTGATGTTCTTGCTATCCTTTCCTTTAATTTAGTAGGGATGACATGGAGGAATGTGCAGTActaatagttttattttaggGTAAATCATATGtgctttttcctatttttgaAGTAAAGCATTAACACACTATTCAAAAATTGATGACTTCATGCTTAGTAACTCACAGGGAAACCTGCCAACTTTTACACATTTGTGTTTACTTGAAAAGGCAATGATCTCTTTTGACTTCTCAGCAAATACTTGCTGAAGACTCTTGCTAGGTCTTGCAGTATTTGGAAATAGTTACAAATATGATTACATTGGAAAAAGAACACAGCAAGTTTGTGAAGTCCAGGGCTTTAAATCTAGAGAATACCAAAGCACATACATCAGGATACAGTCTCTGCATCTGTCATGGTTGTGCAATCATGCACCCCTCTCATCCTTTCTCATTGATGGTTCTAGTCTCCTGCCTCAGTGCTGCCGGAGAGTCATGAATGAACTAGTGCAGGGAAAGTCCTGCCCATCTTCTAGGGCTTTCAGCTGGAGCATGCTCTGTTATTCTGAGCTTGCACAGTCCACTTGGCATGAAGGAGGGTGCAAGGCAGTGGGATGTGCTCAGCACGGGCTGTGAATTGCAAGATAATTTGGCCAGCAAAGTCTTAAAACTGAATTCCTACAACTGCCTCAGCAAGTCTTGCGGTGAGGGGATGGAAAACCTAGGGTGAAGAACACACATCAGGTGTGTTTAGCTGGCATTAGGAGCAAGGAATCAGAAGTTTAGCTTCTTTGCGAAATGATATCCTACTGACAAGTATGAATAGCATTAGAACTTCATGTGTGATGCTAAGCATTCTATTTTAATATGGGTAATTTGATCTTAATCTTGATCTCAAATATGCACCCCccccatttttttaatgtggggAAACATCTAGCCTTGAAGACTTCAGCCTTAGCAGGGCGATAAAGTTGCATATGCAACTGAAAACGAGCGTTTCTGTAGAAAGAAGTGCtgttttaacttaaaaaaaaaaaaaaaggtagcacTGTACTAGCAGACTCTGCTTGTAATACCACTGTGCTGGAAACTTCTAGACTGTCAGCAGTTAAATCATATGTCAAGCATTACAGATTCTAGTCATGTTCCTTATTGTGATAAATTGTTCAGATCTGTGGTGAAGAGTGATGTAGGAGCCTATATAGAATCGAGTCATCTATATAAAGAGAGAGTTCTTATGGTAAGCTATGCTCATGAGTGAAAAGGCCTGTTTGCTAGTTCACCattgtgttttgctttaaacGGGCTCTACTGTGGTCTGTAAGATACTGTGCAGATCTACATAACTGTccctattttattttagaagttaAAAGTTTTATATACTCTTTTACTGGAGAAGTGCAGTATTGCCTGCCTTGTTTGTCTTGCCTTTcatcaggaaaaaggaaataatgtcCAAGGTCTAAATGACACAATATTTATTGGATTTCCTGTATGGAGATGTAAAGAAAGCATAAGGCAGATTCAGGGCTTTTGTCTTCATGActatttgctttatttagtACAGAGACTAAACTCAAACTTGTTTTGTTAGAGGTgtcatatttaaaaacaaacaacgaaAAAACCCAACTAAGCACAACCTCTGTTAGAGAGATTTATTCTTCAGTAGTTTTCCTAATGACTGACTGTTAGAACTTGCTTTTGGTATCTAAAGTAGAAATTAAACCAAACCTTGTTTAGATAGATTTGTTCCTCTGGGAATCAATTTAATCTCTGCAACAATTTGCACTGTAAAGGTAGTGGAGCTGGTTCAGACCCACAGCAATGtgtaaattaaatacaaaattttgcTCAGTGAAAATTCAACAAAACCTGCAATGATGATATTGGTATTCAAGCGTGCTGTTGACAATACCTTTCCCATTCTCACACGCCATTCCTGTTGTGAGATGATGTTTGGGGCAGCTGTTCGTAAAAGTCCAATTAATATTCTAACATTTTGGAGCAGacattgtatttaaaatagcCATGTATTTCTTAATCTCTTCCTCAACCCTACATGAAGTTAGGCAAGTGTTTTCTGTATTAGCTAGGAAGATACTAGAATTTAAATACAGTGATTTTTACAAACTTAAAATCAACTGGAGTATTATTTTATAAGGCCTTAAATTGTATGTTTGCGAAAGGTACTCTTAACAATTTAGTTCTGTTTTCCTAAACTGGTACTATGTTGGGTTTGTAACCCagtacattttctgtgtttattaaCCTACGAATTCAAGACATTAGCAAATGCCAATTGtatcaaataaaaccaaaagaacaacaaaaccaaacttgttATCATGCTGATCATAGAGTTATGACTGATTAGGATCTCCGAAAGTCATCCAGCCAACATGCTTGCCCTACTGATACACTTGGCATACCTGGAATCTTTATCCTGAGAGAGGGTtatactttgtttttctctgcatgtATTGACTAGTAGTACTTCAAGTATgcacaggaaaaacaaccaCCATGTTTTGTTAGTAAGGTACTAGGAAAATGTCAGCTGGTTAGAATTAGAAATTAGTTATAGAAGGGtgggcgggagggagggctgaTTAGAATAGGTGAGGTTTTTTGTAGTACTCTACATGAAACAATTTGTATTGAACTATCATGTGCTTCTTTCATTATTAGTGATTTAGGCTGTACTGGTGctgcacacaaaaaatattgcaaagatTTTGTAAATCTTACAAACCTTAACATTTTTGTGGGAAATGCCTGTGTCCTTTTTAAATAGCTCCTTGTTGTGGTCAGAAATGCAGCCTATATTGCCCAAAATgtcctttttaaatttatttttttaaaaatttctttcccCTAGGCTAAAATAAATAGGTATAAACTGGATTGAACTGTCCTTAATACttagttttgtgtttatttgtttattttttccagagacAAGtgttaaatgagaaaatatgtaattttctctttaatatACTTGTTTTATTGGTGTTAGGGTAGGTGACAGTGCTGCATATAGGCTAGCCGCTAGAGGGTAGATATCAAAAATCCTGTTTCTGGCTGTTTTAGTAATCCCTTGTACAACTTGAGACAAGCAGGTTAACTGCCTCAATCTCTTCTGTCAGAAGATCGGACTAACACTTAACTTCCCAAGGGTGTTTAGAGGCCTATTTATTATTTGAGATCTTCAGATGAAAGAGACTAGAGAAAAGTAATAAAGTTTgcttgatttaaaacaaaaatgtaattttgaggCTGCTCAAAGAAGAATATACTTTGCGACCTCTGAAGTTTTTCATCTGAGATCCAGTTTTGTAATCACATTTTGCAGGCTTAACTTGAAGCATGTGAGAATTAACAAAGTCAGTGGAACCGCACGCACACAGCCAATAACATTGCAAAGTGTGTGAAGTTTGGGACCTATGATATTTGCAAGTGAAATGGTTTTTATGGTTTGAGATTTTTACAAAATCAATGGTGTTCATATGTAGCACCCCTTTAACATTTGTCTTTATTCCAACTTAATACAAGAATACACCTGCATTAAATATATCcctttcattttataaataaacattGCCTGGCAGTAGAAGTATTGgtgtaacatttttaaaaaaggaagtgaTGCTTCTTATCATGTTGTATGTGACTTAAATGACTGTTTCATATTAAAACTAATCTTTCCTTATGTACTGCTTAAATATACCTGTTTTGGGATATCAGTTCAGTACTTTTTATACAATCTTGAATGTGTTCCACATTGGTGACATGTATTTTTGCAACAACTTTTTTGTTTCGATTTTAAATTGGAGCATGTCCGAAGTAATACATGCATTGGTGCTGTGGTGTGTGGCAAAGTTTATGTATGTAATTCAAATTGGAAAAAAGTTTCCAGACTTTGTCCAACATTAACCCTGTGGCCA is a window encoding:
- the PYGO1 gene encoding pygopus homolog 1, which produces MSAEQEKDPIALKRSRGGDSGLDGLGGPGVQLGSPDKKKRKANTQGSSFPPPSEYAPPPNPSSDHLVAANPFDDNYNTVSYKPLPSGNPYFSNPGYPGFGGYSTFRMPPHMLPRVSSPYGGSYSLRNQPHPLPQNPMGMGFSRPHSFSFGPHDNPGFGNQPPYSSGQINQNVNMPGQHFRPNPGENFGHSGQMPHPDVPSNFAPGNNPNFPNSQLESNHSFVPPPNTYNQTKPSAQKQDFSQGASKASNQNTVAHQHHHRTEDIVSQGNSDLKNVTRNNVVNQDNSHSNSADNTNAGHSNGTQSKSRQPRGNAEGCNSEKSSKTPLHPSRHGHSSSEPVYPCGICTHEVNDDQDAILCEASCQKWFHRICTGMTESAYGLLTAEASAVWGCDTCMADKDVQLMRTRETAGPPALNTDG